A section of the Corvus hawaiiensis isolate bCorHaw1 chromosome 16, bCorHaw1.pri.cur, whole genome shotgun sequence genome encodes:
- the CRYM gene encoding ketimine reductase mu-crystallin, with product MGSTPPVFIGAEEVEKHLHRASLLLPALEAALANFSAGAAGGVVQPVRTVLPVPRHGGYLGVMPAYSAADDALTTKLVTFYEHLKDSSVPSHQATVLLFDPSNGTLKAVLDGSVITAKRTAAVSAVATKLLMPAFAEVLCILGAGVQAYSHYDIFTELFTFKEVRIWNRTQEKALKFASSVSGPVRVCSSAQEAVTGADVIVTVTMATAPILFGDWVKPGAHINAVGASRPDWRELDDELMKNSVLFVDSRDAALTESGDVILSGAEIFAELGEVLKGTKPALPEKTTVFKSLGMAVEDTVAAKFVYDAWSAGN from the exons ATGGGCTCGACTCCGCCAGTGTTCATCGGCGCCGAGGAGGTGGAGAAGCACCTGCACCGCGCCAGCCTCCTGCTGCCGGCGCTGGAGGCCGCCCTGGCCAACTTCTCcgcgggcgcggcgggcggggtgGTGCAGCCCGTGCGCACCGTGCTGCCCGTGCCCCGCCACGGCGG GTACCTCGGAGTCATGCCCGCGTACAGTGCTGCGGACGATGCGCTCACAACCAAGTTGGTGACTTTCTATGAGCACCTGAAGGACTCCTCTGTGCCTTCTCACCAAGCGACTGTCCTCTTGTTTGACCCCAGCAATGGCACTTTGAAAGCT GTCCTGGATGGCAGTGTCATTACAGCAAAACGGACAGCTGCAGTTTCTGCCGTCGCTACCAAG TTGCTAATGCCAGCTTTTGCAGAAGTGCTGTGCATTTTGGGAGCTGGTGTTCAAGCATACAGCCATTATGATATCTTCACAGAACTGTTCACGTTTAAAGAG GTCAGGATATGGAATCGCACCCAGGAGAAGGCTCTGAAGTTTGCCAGTTCTGTCAGCGGTCCCGTGCGGGtctgctcctctgcccaggAGGCAGTGACAGGGGCTGATGTGATTGTGACAGTCACTATGGCAACAGCTCCCATCTTGTTTGGAGACTGGGTGAAGCCAGGTGCCCACATCAATG CTGTTGGAGCAAGCAGACCAGACTGGAGAGAGCTGGATGATGAGCTGATGAAGAATTCTGTTCTGTTCGTGGATTCCAGAGATGCTGCTCTGACAGAATCAGGAGATGTTATTTTATCAGGG GCAGAGATTTTTGCTGAGCTGGGGGAGGTATTGAAGGGTACAAAACCAGCCCTGCCTGAGAAAACAACAGTGTTTAAGTCATTGG GGATGGCAGTTGAAGATACAGTAGCAGCAAAATTTGTTTATGACGCGTGGTCAGCTGGTAACTAA
- the ANKS4B gene encoding ankyrin repeat and SAM domain-containing protein 4B: protein MSSRYHKAAADGNVDLLKEATRKDLNASDEDGITPTLLAAYHGYLEALEVICRRGGDPDRCDIWGNTALHHAACNGHIHCVSFLINFGANIFALDNDLRTPLEAAASRDRKDCVQILDKAATEQNLLNPKKVSKQKAQAQRNVERQIKECEKRQEKHQHEMNRNYIKERVGTVNSSKGTHSRVKLPGLFASNTTSTLTKNLKDTLKLKAKKTADSTRRQETQRNDQEDDAGRRSVMHLFDEKEEDELLDDLEGKNLADNDSQLSIFQRPGLGKIVFGRNLAAEVNPETVSSEKEGIRFTMASELFQYENAENGGEDDAENSADVPWNEEEVIWEDEEAENTPLEVFLASQMLDEFLPVFMREKIDLDALMLCSDEDLRNIQMELGPRKKVLNAVNKRKQALESPGKAVDTCL from the exons ATGTCGAGCAGGTATCACAAAGCAGCGGCTGATGGCAATGTGGACCTGTTGAAAGAAGCCACTAGGAAAGACCTCAACGCTTCTGATGAAGATGGGATCACTCCCACCCTTCTGGCAGCCTACCACGGGTACCTGGAAGCTCTGGAAGTCATATGCCGGAGGGG GGGTGATCCGGACAGGTGTGACATCTGGGGGAACACGGCCCTGCACCACGCTGCCTGCAATGGCCACATCCACTGCGTCTCTTTCCTGATCAACTTCGGTGCCAACATCTTCGCTCTGGACAACGACCTGCGCACTCCCCTGGAGGCGGCGGCCAGCAGGGACCGCAAGGACTGCGTCCAGATCCTGGACAAAGCCGCCACCGAGCAGAACCTGCTGAATCCAAAGAAGGTCTCCAAACAAAAGGCACAGGCCCAGAGGAACGTCGAGAGACAAATCAAGGAATGTGAGAAGCGCCAAGAGAAACACCAGCATGAAATGAACCGGAATTACATTAAAGAAAGGGTTGGCACGGTGAATTCTTCCAAAGGAACACACTCCAGGGTAAAGTTGCCTGGTCTATTTGCTTCAAATACCACAAGTACTTTAACCAAAAACCTGAAAGATACCTTGAAACTCAAGGCAAAAAAGACAGCCGACAGCACAAGAAGgcaggaaacacaaagaaatgacCAAGAGGATGATGCAGGTAGGAGAAGTGTGATGCATTTGTTTGATGAGAAAGAAGAGGATGAATTACTGGATGACCTCGAAGGGAAAAACCTTGCTGATAATGACAGTCAGCTCTCCATTTTTCAGCGGCCAGGTCTTGGCAAGATTGTGTTTGGAAGGAATTTGGCTGCAGAGGTAAATCCTGAAACTGTGTCTTCTGAGAAAGAAGGGATAAGATTTACAATGGCCAGTGAGCTGTTTCAGTATGAGAATGCTGAGAATGGCGGGGAAGATGATGCTGAAAACAGCGCTGATGTCCCTTGGAATGAGGAAGAAGTCATTTGGGAGGATgaggaagcagaaaatacaccccttgaagtgtttctggCATCACAGATGCTGGATGAATTTCTTCCAGTCTTCATGAGAGAAAAAATTGATTTAGATGCCCTGATGCTATGCTCTGATGAAGATCTACGCAACATTCAGATGGAGCTTGGGCCAAGAAAGAAAGTCCTGAATGCTGTGAATAAAAGAAAGCAGGCACTCGAGAGCCCTGGGAAAGCTGTAGATACTTGCTTATAA